GGTGTCACTGAGGAGCTTGAACCTGATGCCGAGCGGGATGCCCGCCTCGTGTGTCATACGAGCGAGCTGACCCCCGCCGACCATGCCGACTACCGGGAACGTCACGACACCAGGATATCGGCCAGGCCACCGCGGCCGGATCCCGCGCCTCTTACCCGCACCTTTCCGGCCTCACACCTGCTGTTTCCCCGCTTCTTCCCTGCTGGTCACCGCCTCGTGAGGCGGACCACAGGAAACCGACAAGAGTGGTGGTTAGCATGGCTTGGTTGACGAAACCCAACCCGAACGGGGGCCTTACGACCATGGCACATGGTTCCGCTGGTTCCTCGGGCGTCTCTCCGGGCGCTCCCTCGGGGCCGAAAAGGATCGTCCGCGAGCTCGCCAGGTTCGGCGCCGTGGGCGGTGCGGGGCTGCTGGTCAACCTCGGCGTGTTCAACCTCGTCCGGCATCTCACCGATCTGCAGGTGGTGCGGGCGAGCGTCATAGCGACCGTCGTGTCGATCGCCTTCAACTACGTCGGGTTCCGCTACTTCACCTACCGTGACCGCGACAAGAGCGGGCGGACGAAGGAACTGACCCTGTTCCTGCTGTTCAGCGCGGTGGGACTGGTGATCGAGAACGGGCTGCTGTTCGCGGCGACGTACGGGTTCGGGTGGGACAGCCCGCTGCAGAGCAACGTGGCCAAGTTCGTGGGCATCGGGATCGCGACGTTGTTCCGGTTCTGGTCGTACCGGTCGTGGGTGTTCCGGGCGATGCCTGTGCAGGGGGCTGTGGGCGGCGGGGAGTCGTCGCCCACGGTGGCGGGGCAGGCCCGGAAGCGGGAGGCTACGCAGCGGGTGGGTTGAGGGGTGCGGGTTTGTCTGCCGCGCCGTTGTGGGGGCTGCCGCCCCCAGGCCCCCGCTGTCGGCCCTTGAGGGGCCTCGTCCGCAAACTCCCCAGAGGGGGACCCCCAACGGGCTGAATGATGCGGGCCTGCGCTGAAACAGGCGCCGTACGCCACCCGAAAACCACTACCGCACCGTCGGCTCCTCGGCCTCCTGCATGCGCTTCTGGGGGGCCGTGCGGGACAGGAACAGGGCGAAGACCGGGGGCTGGGCCTGGAGCATCTCCAGGCGGCCGCCGTCGGCTTCCGCGAGGTCGCGGGCGACGGCCAGGCCGATGCCGGTGGAGTTGCGGCCGCTGATGGCGCGCTCGAAGATGCGGGCGCCCAGGTCGGCGGGGACGCCGGGGCCCTCGTCCGTCACCTCGACCACGGACTGGTTGCCGGTGACGCGGGTGCGCAGGGCCACCGTGCCGCCGCCGTGCATGAGGGAGTTCTCGATCAGCGCGGCCAGCACCTGGGCGACCGCGCCGGGCGTGCCCACCGCCCGCAGGTGACGCTTGCCGGAGCTGACGATGGCCCGGCCGTCGCCCCGGTAGGCGGGACGCCACTCGGCGAGCTGCTGCTGGATGACCTCGTCGAGGTCGAAGGTGACCGCCGAACCGGTGCGCGGGTCCCGGGCGTTGGTCAGGAGGCGTTCCACCACGTCCGTCAGACGCTCCACCTGCGTCAACGCGATCGTCGCCTCCTCCTTCACCGTGTCCGGGTCGTCGGTGAGGGTGATCTCCTCCAGGCGCATCGAGAGCGCGGTGAGGGGGGTGCGCAGTTGGTGGGAGGCGTCCGCCGCCAGCCGGCGTTCGGCGGTGAGCATGCGGGCGATGCGCTCGGCGGAGGAGTCGAGGACGTCGGCGACCCGGTCCAGCTCGGGGACGCCGTACCGCTTGTGGCGGGGGCGCGGGTCGCCCGAGCCGAGGCGTTCCGCCGTCTCGGCGAGGTCGGTCAGGGGGGAGGCGAGGCGGTTGGCCTGGCGGATGGCCAGCAGCACCGCCGCGATCACCGCGAGCAACGCCACCAGGGCGATGATCAGCAGGGTGCGGCCCACCTCACGGGTGACCGTGGAGCGCGGCTCCTGGACCAGGACGGTCTCGCCCTCCTCGCCCTTCGCCGTCGACCTGATGACGTCGCCCTCGGGCTTGGTGCCGACCGCGATGACCGGCCGGCCGGGGATCCGGATCTCGGCGTAACGGTCCTGCGTGACCTGGTCTCGCAGTATCTCGGCGGTGACGTGCTCCGAGCCCACCAGCCGGCTGTCCACGATGCTGGCCAGCCGCAGCGCCTCGGAGTCCACCCGCTCCTGGGCACTGTTGCTGATCGTGCGCGTCTCGACGATGACGAGGGACACCCCGAACACGGCGATGACCACCAGCACGACAGCAAGGGTGGACTGGATCAAACGGCGGCGCACAAACCCTCCGGGACGGTGACACTGTGAAAACGGGCCAGGGGCAGCCGACCCAGGGGCGCGGGGCTGTGCCCGATATGCGGCTCCGCCGCGCGGGCGCGACCAGCCCCCACGGCCCGCGGCCGGCAACGCGACGCGCATCACCGGCCGAGCCCAGCGGTAGCGCTAGCTCTTCTCGAAGCGGAAGCCCACGCCCCGCACCGTGGCGATGTAGCGGGGGTTCGCCGCGTCGTCGCCGAGCTTCTTGCGCAGCCAGGAGATGTGCATGTCGAGCGTCTTGGTCGAGGACCACCACGTCGTGTCCCAGACCTCGCGCATGAGCTGGTCGCGGGTGACGACCCGCCCCGCGTCGCGCACCAGGACCCGCAGCAGGTCGAACTCCTTGGCGGTGAGCTGGAGTTCCTCGTCGCCCATCCACGCGCGGTGCGACTCGACGTCGATCCGCACGCCGTGGGTGGCCGGCGGCTGCGCGGGCTCGGAGGCGCCGCGCCGCAGCAGGGCCCGGACGCGGGCGAGGAGTTCGGCGAGCCGGAAGGGCTTGGTGACGTAGTCGTCGGCGCCCGCGTCGAGACCGACGACGGTGTCCACCTCGTCGGCGCGCGCG
The Streptomyces sp. NBC_01485 genome window above contains:
- a CDS encoding response regulator transcription factor, which translates into the protein MTRVLLAEDDASISEPLARALRREGYEVEVREDGPTALDAGMQGGVDLVVLDLGLPGMDGLEVARRLRSEGHAIPILILTARADEVDTVVGLDAGADDYVTKPFRLAELLARVRALLRRGASEPAQPPATHGVRIDVESHRAWMGDEELQLTAKEFDLLRVLVRDAGRVVTRDQLMREVWDTTWWSSTKTLDMHISWLRKKLGDDAANPRYIATVRGVGFRFEKS
- a CDS encoding ATP-binding protein, with product MRRRLIQSTLAVVLVVIAVFGVSLVIVETRTISNSAQERVDSEALRLASIVDSRLVGSEHVTAEILRDQVTQDRYAEIRIPGRPVIAVGTKPEGDVIRSTAKGEEGETVLVQEPRSTVTREVGRTLLIIALVALLAVIAAVLLAIRQANRLASPLTDLAETAERLGSGDPRPRHKRYGVPELDRVADVLDSSAERIARMLTAERRLAADASHQLRTPLTALSMRLEEITLTDDPDTVKEEATIALTQVERLTDVVERLLTNARDPRTGSAVTFDLDEVIQQQLAEWRPAYRGDGRAIVSSGKRHLRAVGTPGAVAQVLAALIENSLMHGGGTVALRTRVTGNQSVVEVTDEGPGVPADLGARIFERAISGRNSTGIGLAVARDLAEADGGRLEMLQAQPPVFALFLSRTAPQKRMQEAEEPTVR
- a CDS encoding GtrA family protein, coding for MAHGSAGSSGVSPGAPSGPKRIVRELARFGAVGGAGLLVNLGVFNLVRHLTDLQVVRASVIATVVSIAFNYVGFRYFTYRDRDKSGRTKELTLFLLFSAVGLVIENGLLFAATYGFGWDSPLQSNVAKFVGIGIATLFRFWSYRSWVFRAMPVQGAVGGGESSPTVAGQARKREATQRVG